One segment of Streptosporangium brasiliense DNA contains the following:
- a CDS encoding LysR family transcriptional regulator: MELRQLEYFLAVAEEGGFSRAAERLNIVQSAVSQQIRRLERELGLPLFDRSTRHVQLSSAGERLLPEARAVLAAADRTRQVAAEIVAGADGILRLGAVHGPGDRLYRTLAELAAIAPGLQVRLRNAPLADRLAAVRSGGLDAALVRALTSAPGLRLIRVWSDPLYVALPAAHPLADEPLLRLEQLAHLPLRLAPRERNPPFHDLITGACRAAGIDPPPGPPFTSLQETLAEIGTGPPSWTVFYEVSGLPLAHHVTFRPLAGPAVVTSLAIRDRPLTAALRHLLTSFGAGAPADGGHAG; this comes from the coding sequence GTGGAGCTCCGGCAGCTGGAGTACTTCCTCGCCGTCGCGGAGGAGGGAGGATTCAGCCGGGCCGCCGAGCGCCTGAACATCGTGCAGTCCGCGGTGAGCCAGCAGATCCGCAGGCTGGAGCGCGAGCTCGGGCTGCCGCTCTTCGACCGCTCCACCCGGCACGTCCAGCTCTCCTCCGCCGGGGAGCGCCTGCTGCCCGAGGCCAGGGCCGTGCTCGCCGCGGCGGACCGCACCCGGCAGGTCGCGGCCGAGATCGTGGCGGGCGCCGACGGCATCCTGCGGCTGGGCGCGGTGCACGGCCCGGGGGACCGGCTCTACCGCACCCTGGCCGAGCTGGCCGCCATCGCCCCCGGCCTGCAGGTCCGGCTCAGGAACGCCCCGCTGGCCGACCGGCTGGCCGCCGTGCGCTCCGGCGGGCTGGACGCCGCGCTCGTGCGCGCCCTGACCTCGGCCCCCGGCCTGCGGCTGATCCGCGTCTGGAGCGACCCGCTGTACGTCGCCCTCCCCGCCGCCCATCCGCTGGCGGACGAGCCCCTGCTCCGCCTGGAGCAGCTCGCGCACCTGCCGCTGCGGCTGGCCCCCCGGGAGCGGAACCCGCCCTTCCACGATCTGATCACCGGTGCCTGCCGCGCGGCCGGGATCGACCCGCCCCCGGGGCCGCCGTTCACCAGCCTGCAGGAGACTCTGGCCGAGATCGGGACGGGGCCGCCCTCCTGGACGGTCTTCTACGAGGTCTCGGGGCTGCCGCTCGCGCACCACGTGACCTTCCGGCCGCTGGCCGGACCGGCCGTCGTCACCTCGCTCGCCATCCGCGACAGGCCGCTCACCGCCGCCCTGCGGCACCTGCTCACCTCGTTCGGAGCCGGCGCGCCGGCCGACGGTGGACACGCGGGGTGA
- a CDS encoding TMEM165/GDT1 family protein, with protein sequence MEAFWISLAVIFVAELGDKSQLMAMTFATRFKPWPVLAGITLATAVVHLVSVGLGRLAGDLIPTTAITIIAGIAFLGFAVWTLRGDELTDEESQKAQRTTRSAIIAVTVAFFLAELGDKTMLATITLATQHGWFGTWLGSTVGMVAADALAIAVGRMLGKHLPEKIIRYGAAAAFAIFGVVLLVEPLLA encoded by the coding sequence TTGGAAGCGTTCTGGATCAGTCTCGCGGTGATCTTCGTCGCCGAGCTCGGCGACAAGAGTCAGCTCATGGCGATGACGTTCGCGACCCGGTTCAAGCCGTGGCCGGTCCTGGCCGGCATCACCCTGGCCACCGCGGTCGTCCACCTGGTCAGCGTCGGCCTGGGCCGGCTGGCTGGTGACCTGATCCCCACCACGGCCATCACGATCATCGCGGGCATCGCGTTCCTCGGCTTCGCCGTGTGGACCCTGCGCGGGGACGAGCTGACCGACGAGGAGTCGCAGAAGGCGCAGCGCACCACCCGGTCGGCGATCATCGCCGTGACCGTCGCCTTCTTCCTCGCCGAGCTCGGCGACAAGACCATGCTCGCCACCATCACGCTGGCCACCCAGCACGGCTGGTTCGGCACCTGGCTCGGCTCGACGGTCGGCATGGTCGCCGCCGACGCGCTGGCCATCGCGGTCGGCCGGATGCTCGGCAAGCACCTGCCCGAGAAGATCATCCGGTACGGCGCCGCCGCCGCCTTCGCGATCTTCGGAGTCGTCCTGCTGGTTGAGCCGCTGCTGGCCTGA
- a CDS encoding UDP-N-acetylmuramate dehydrogenase, translating to MTERVAGVRLAPYTTLGLGGPARAFVAAGSAEEIVELVAGADQAGEPVLVLGGGSNLVVSDEGFDGLVVRVGSRGIEVDGDRFTVQAGEDWDGLVARAVAEGRSGIECLSGIPGLVGSTPIQNVGAYGQDVSQTITGVRVYDRKDGEVRDLTAGECGFAYRHSVFKEEPGRHVVLAVTYELAGGELSGPVAYKELAGRLGVALGERVPPAEARAAVLELRRGKGMVLDADDPDSRSAGSFFTNPVLTAAEAAELELRAPGHPRWDMPDGAVKVPAAWLIENAGFPKGYRRGPARISTKHTLAMTNPEMSATTADLLDLAREVRDGVREKFGVTLVNEPVMVGTHL from the coding sequence ATGACTGAGCGGGTTGCAGGGGTACGGCTGGCGCCGTACACGACGTTGGGGCTGGGCGGACCGGCCAGGGCGTTCGTGGCGGCGGGGTCGGCGGAGGAGATCGTCGAGCTGGTGGCCGGGGCGGACCAGGCGGGTGAGCCGGTGCTCGTGCTCGGCGGCGGCAGCAACCTGGTCGTGTCGGACGAGGGGTTCGACGGGCTGGTCGTGCGTGTCGGGTCGCGGGGGATCGAGGTCGACGGGGACCGCTTCACCGTGCAGGCGGGAGAAGACTGGGACGGGCTGGTCGCCCGCGCGGTGGCGGAGGGGCGGTCGGGGATCGAGTGCCTGTCCGGCATCCCGGGGCTGGTCGGCTCCACGCCGATCCAGAATGTCGGGGCCTACGGGCAGGACGTCTCGCAGACGATCACCGGGGTGCGGGTTTACGACCGCAAGGACGGCGAGGTGCGCGACCTGACCGCCGGTGAGTGCGGGTTCGCCTACCGGCACAGCGTGTTCAAGGAGGAGCCCGGGCGGCACGTCGTCCTGGCGGTCACCTACGAGCTGGCCGGGGGAGAGCTGTCCGGCCCGGTCGCCTACAAGGAACTGGCCGGCAGGCTGGGCGTCGCCCTCGGTGAGCGGGTGCCGCCGGCGGAGGCCCGCGCGGCGGTGCTGGAGCTGCGCCGGGGCAAGGGGATGGTGCTCGACGCCGACGACCCCGACAGCCGGAGCGCGGGCTCCTTCTTCACCAACCCCGTCCTCACCGCCGCGGAGGCGGCCGAGCTGGAGCTGCGCGCCCCCGGACACCCCCGGTGGGACATGCCGGACGGCGCGGTCAAGGTCCCGGCGGCCTGGCTGATCGAGAACGCCGGGTTCCCCAAGGGCTACCGCCGCGGCCCGGCGCGCATCTCCACCAAGCACACCCTCGCCATGACGAATCCAGAGATGTCGGCGACGACCGCCGACCTCCTCGACCTGGCCCGCGAGGTCCGGGACGGGGTGCGGGAGAAGTTCGGCGTCACCCTCGTCAACGAGCCCGTGATGGTCGGCACCCACCTCTGA
- a CDS encoding MaoC family dehydratase: MAATVKYDEVETGQQIPPVDYPVRRANLVMYAGASGDFNPIHWNERFAKTVGLPDVIAHGMFTMAQGGRFVTDWAGDPGAVVDYGVRFSSMVVVPDDEQGAVITVSGVIEEKLEDKRVVVALTARSGDSRVLSKARAVVQLG; encoded by the coding sequence ATGGCAGCGACTGTCAAATACGACGAGGTCGAGACGGGCCAGCAGATCCCGCCCGTCGACTACCCGGTCCGCCGCGCCAACCTGGTGATGTACGCCGGCGCCTCCGGCGACTTCAACCCCATCCACTGGAACGAGCGCTTCGCCAAGACCGTCGGCCTGCCCGACGTCATCGCGCACGGCATGTTCACCATGGCCCAGGGCGGAAGGTTCGTCACCGACTGGGCCGGTGACCCGGGCGCGGTCGTCGACTACGGCGTGCGCTTCTCCTCCATGGTGGTCGTCCCGGACGACGAGCAGGGCGCGGTGATCACGGTGAGCGGCGTCATCGAGGAGAAGCTGGAGGACAAGCGCGTGGTGGTCGCGCTGACCGCCAGGTCCGGCGACTCCCGGGTGCTCTCCAAGGCCCGCGCGGTGGTCCAGCTCGGCTGA
- a CDS encoding MaoC family dehydratase N-terminal domain-containing protein produces MALNRDFVGRASAPSAPYEVSRVKIKEFATAIGDNNPVYRDREAAQAAGHPDVIAPPTFPIVFSLSGGSVLADPELGLNFAMVVHGEQRFEYQRPIHAGDELVTVSTVTDIRSVGRNELVTVRSDVTTVDGEPVCTAYNTIVERGGAA; encoded by the coding sequence ATGGCTCTGAACCGTGATTTCGTCGGGCGGGCGTCCGCGCCTTCCGCGCCCTACGAGGTCAGCCGCGTGAAGATCAAAGAGTTCGCGACGGCGATCGGCGACAACAACCCGGTCTACCGGGACAGGGAGGCCGCCCAGGCCGCCGGACACCCGGACGTGATCGCGCCGCCCACCTTCCCCATCGTGTTCAGCCTGAGCGGCGGGTCGGTCCTGGCGGACCCCGAGCTCGGCCTGAACTTCGCCATGGTCGTCCACGGCGAGCAGCGCTTCGAATACCAGCGGCCGATCCACGCCGGTGACGAGCTCGTCACCGTCTCCACGGTGACCGACATCCGCAGCGTCGGCCGCAACGAGCTCGTCACCGTCAGGAGCGATGTCACCACCGTCGACGGCGAGCCCGTGTGCACGGCCTACAACACCATCGTCGAGCGTGGAGGGGCGGCCTGA
- the rpmG gene encoding 50S ribosomal protein L33: MAATDVRPKITLACQECKHRNYITRKNRRNDPDRLELKKYCPNCKTHRAHRETR; this comes from the coding sequence GTGGCTGCCACCGACGTTAGGCCGAAGATCACGCTGGCCTGCCAGGAGTGCAAGCACCGCAACTACATCACGCGGAAGAACCGGCGCAACGACCCGGATCGGCTTGAGCTGAAGAAGTACTGCCCCAACTGCAAGACGCACAGGGCGCACCGCGAGACCCGCTAA
- a CDS encoding hemerythrin domain-containing protein, translating into MAPKTPELLGFQITHRAMRGDVRRLARLATDLADGRQSATRARAAAIAGFVTALCHGIHHHHTMEDQVLWPVIERAAGAEVDLRDLSDDHSELDPLLAEINSQVTAFASGGDARALAVSLTRLADMLDEHIEEEERLLFPIITKYVSVADWKRVEDAVRKGGNIRVDLPRIEQYARPAELARLRRLAGPVLTVLLSLLRGGHRRRQLLVFGPLAEV; encoded by the coding sequence ATGGCCCCCAAGACCCCCGAACTGCTGGGCTTCCAGATCACCCATCGAGCCATGCGCGGCGACGTCCGCCGGCTGGCCCGGCTGGCCACGGATCTGGCCGATGGCCGGCAGTCCGCCACCCGGGCCCGCGCCGCCGCCATCGCCGGATTCGTCACGGCCCTGTGCCATGGCATCCACCATCACCACACGATGGAGGACCAGGTGCTCTGGCCCGTCATCGAGCGGGCCGCCGGCGCCGAGGTGGACCTGCGCGACCTTAGCGACGACCACTCCGAGCTGGACCCCCTGCTGGCCGAGATCAACAGCCAGGTGACCGCGTTCGCCTCCGGCGGGGACGCCCGCGCGCTCGCCGTCTCGCTCACCCGACTCGCCGACATGCTCGACGAGCACATCGAGGAGGAGGAGCGGCTGCTCTTCCCGATCATCACGAAGTACGTGTCCGTGGCCGACTGGAAGCGGGTCGAGGACGCCGTCCGCAAGGGCGGGAACATCAGGGTCGACCTGCCGAGGATCGAGCAGTACGCCAGGCCGGCGGAGCTCGCCAGGCTCCGCAGGCTGGCCGGGCCCGTGCTGACGGTGCTGCTCTCCCTGCTGCGCGGCGGCCACCGGCGCCGCCAACTGCTCGTCTTCGGCCCTCTCGCCGAGGTCTGA
- a CDS encoding BTAD domain-containing putative transcriptional regulator, with protein sequence MLRVLGPLQAEINGRAVDLGTSRQRAVVARLVAAGGHVVSTDRFIDDLWRGQPPPKALAALQVYVSNLRRALEPDRPPRTPATVLVSAAPGYRLRLEPGKVDAWVFPGLVDSATAALASGDGTRALDLADRALALWQGPAYAEFADDEWAEPETARLEELRLVAVECRAEARLVLGRNAEIELEQHVRAHPLRENAVRLLALAYYRAGRQADALAAIRKARETLAGELGVDPGPALRGLEADILAHAGSLRREAPVVSGSPVREAPVVSDSLRREAPVVSGSPVREAPVISGPPAAARVPGRAATPVPGGITGQTTAPGPTPAVRQGPARAVPRRPEKGDGRVLTWTTSEEGGLIGRTAELAALHAVAGAAGLRTVWLGGDAGAGKSTLAGAFAESLAGQGWLTAAGRCPETDGGAPPAWAWSEVLRGLAAERPPADDVAVRLAPLLADDTPATGRFLLARAVEDYLAQVAGADTRLLVVLEDVHRADEETLRLLRHLAVRLAAAEIMIVATYRPAEAADHLGATWAALTGRHTHRLDLHGLSDDGVAQLLRERSGREVDPVTARTVAERTGGNPLFVCETARLIATDGTPAARALPPGVRDLIRRRIARLPATAQTMLRDAAIVGRDVDVDVLLAMDGADEDAVLDGLEAGVLTGLLTEPAPGRVRFAHVLVRETLYEDTPGIRRTRLHGRVLGALERLRPGDVSALGHHALAAATTSTAGRAVPYAVAAAERAAALHAYREAAGLYQGALDLVDDDHRRFDLLCRLVGVQAHEGNVMAARENRERAIAVARRLGTGLIRALTAYEAPVTWSIQPDRRIDEAFVAAVREALAGDTAGEDGDEARCRLLATLTFELEGHDDEVCESSSAEALRLARRLGRTELVCLALNARYFVLLTPHRRDELEAVGRELVELGERAGLPGYRMQGHHALYMVSLGRNDLPAARHHADRALEYSTSGQLGLALSVLSMLDTLVLLIRGEFERAERSYSTVAERMAATGGANATGIGMVGRFLSRLVGGLPQDIPEMMAMYGFIPDDVSELLVRALIAEGRHEEARTFWEPGWAARKDYYWLIRMALRAENAVALGDREVSERCYRELLPWDGELAGLSSGSVTIGPVAHVLGDLAESLGRDGSAHYATAERVAEQAGSSHWARRAARARAAAAAALGDRCPEPGR encoded by the coding sequence ATGTTGCGTGTTCTCGGTCCGCTCCAGGCGGAGATCAACGGTCGTGCGGTGGATCTGGGCACCTCCCGGCAGCGGGCCGTGGTGGCCAGGCTGGTCGCCGCGGGCGGACATGTGGTCTCCACCGATCGTTTCATCGATGACCTGTGGCGGGGGCAGCCCCCGCCCAAGGCGCTGGCCGCCCTCCAGGTGTACGTGTCCAACCTGCGGCGGGCGCTCGAACCCGACCGGCCGCCCCGGACGCCCGCCACCGTGCTGGTCAGCGCCGCTCCGGGCTACCGCCTCCGGCTGGAGCCCGGAAAGGTGGACGCCTGGGTGTTCCCCGGTCTGGTCGACTCCGCCACGGCGGCGCTCGCCTCGGGCGACGGGACGCGGGCGCTCGACCTGGCCGACCGGGCGCTCGCGCTGTGGCAGGGCCCGGCCTACGCGGAGTTCGCCGACGACGAGTGGGCGGAGCCGGAGACGGCGCGCCTGGAGGAGCTGCGGCTGGTCGCCGTGGAGTGCCGGGCGGAGGCCCGGCTGGTGCTCGGACGCAACGCGGAGATCGAGCTTGAGCAGCACGTCCGCGCGCACCCGCTCAGGGAGAACGCCGTGCGTCTGCTCGCCCTGGCTTACTACCGGGCCGGGCGGCAGGCGGACGCGCTGGCCGCGATCAGGAAGGCCCGCGAGACCCTGGCCGGTGAGCTCGGGGTGGACCCCGGGCCGGCGCTGCGCGGGTTGGAGGCGGACATCCTGGCCCACGCGGGCTCCCTGCGCCGGGAAGCGCCGGTGGTCTCCGGCTCCCCGGTCCGGGAAGCGCCGGTGGTCTCCGACTCCCTGCGCCGGGAAGCGCCGGTGGTCTCCGGCTCCCCGGTCCGGGAAGCACCGGTGATCTCCGGTCCCCCGGCCGCCGCCCGAGTCCCCGGGCGGGCCGCGACTCCGGTGCCCGGGGGGATCACCGGGCAGACCACGGCGCCTGGGCCGACGCCGGCCGTACGTCAAGGGCCGGCGCGGGCCGTGCCGCGGCGCCCCGAGAAGGGCGACGGGCGGGTCCTGACCTGGACGACGTCCGAGGAGGGCGGGCTGATCGGCCGTACGGCGGAGCTGGCCGCGCTCCACGCCGTCGCCGGGGCGGCGGGGCTGCGCACGGTGTGGCTGGGCGGGGACGCGGGAGCCGGCAAGAGCACGCTGGCCGGGGCGTTCGCGGAGAGCCTGGCGGGCCAGGGATGGCTGACCGCCGCGGGCCGGTGCCCGGAGACGGACGGCGGCGCGCCGCCCGCGTGGGCGTGGAGCGAGGTCCTGCGCGGGCTGGCCGCCGAGCGGCCGCCGGCCGATGACGTGGCGGTACGGCTGGCGCCCCTGCTGGCCGACGACACCCCGGCCACCGGGCGGTTCCTGCTGGCCAGAGCGGTGGAGGACTACCTGGCGCAGGTCGCCGGGGCCGATACGCGCCTGCTGGTCGTGCTGGAGGACGTGCACCGCGCCGACGAGGAGACGCTGCGGTTGCTACGCCATCTGGCGGTACGGCTCGCGGCGGCGGAGATCATGATCGTTGCCACCTACCGTCCCGCCGAGGCCGCCGACCATCTCGGCGCGACCTGGGCGGCCCTCACCGGGCGGCACACCCACCGCCTCGACCTGCACGGGCTCAGCGACGACGGGGTGGCCCAGCTGCTGCGGGAGCGCTCGGGGCGGGAGGTCGACCCGGTGACCGCGCGCACCGTGGCGGAGCGGACCGGCGGCAACCCGCTCTTCGTGTGCGAGACCGCGCGGCTGATCGCCACCGACGGGACCCCGGCGGCCCGGGCGCTGCCGCCCGGCGTGCGCGACCTGATCCGGCGCAGGATCGCCCGGCTGCCCGCCACGGCCCAGACCATGTTGAGGGACGCGGCGATCGTCGGCCGGGACGTCGACGTGGACGTGCTGCTCGCGATGGACGGCGCCGACGAGGACGCGGTGCTGGACGGACTGGAGGCGGGCGTGCTGACCGGGCTGCTGACCGAGCCCGCGCCGGGCCGGGTCCGCTTCGCCCACGTGCTCGTGCGGGAGACCCTCTACGAGGACACTCCCGGCATCCGCCGTACCCGGCTGCACGGCCGGGTCCTCGGCGCGCTGGAGCGCCTCAGACCCGGGGACGTCTCAGCCCTGGGACACCACGCGCTCGCGGCGGCCACCACGAGCACCGCGGGACGGGCGGTGCCGTACGCGGTGGCGGCGGCGGAGCGGGCGGCGGCCCTGCACGCCTACCGGGAGGCAGCGGGCCTCTATCAGGGAGCGCTCGATCTCGTGGACGACGACCACCGCCGGTTCGACCTGCTCTGCCGACTGGTGGGCGTGCAGGCTCACGAGGGCAACGTGATGGCCGCCAGGGAGAACCGGGAGCGGGCGATCGCGGTGGCGCGGCGGCTCGGGACGGGGCTCATCCGCGCGCTGACCGCCTACGAGGCCCCGGTGACCTGGTCGATCCAGCCGGACCGCCGGATCGACGAGGCGTTCGTCGCGGCGGTCCGGGAGGCGCTGGCGGGGGACACGGCGGGCGAGGACGGCGACGAGGCCCGTTGCCGGTTGCTGGCCACGCTCACCTTCGAGCTGGAGGGGCACGACGACGAGGTGTGCGAGTCGTCCAGCGCCGAGGCGCTGCGGCTGGCCCGGAGGCTGGGCCGTACCGAACTGGTCTGCCTCGCGCTCAACGCCCGCTACTTCGTCCTGCTGACGCCGCACCGGCGTGACGAGCTGGAGGCGGTGGGCCGGGAGCTGGTGGAACTGGGCGAGCGTGCCGGGCTGCCCGGCTACCGGATGCAGGGCCACCACGCCCTCTACATGGTGAGCCTCGGCCGCAACGACCTCCCCGCCGCGCGCCATCACGCGGACCGGGCCCTGGAGTACTCCACCAGTGGTCAGCTCGGCCTGGCACTGAGCGTGCTGTCGATGCTGGACACGCTGGTCCTGCTGATCAGGGGCGAGTTCGAGCGGGCGGAGCGCTCCTATTCGACGGTGGCCGAGCGGATGGCCGCCACCGGGGGCGCCAACGCCACCGGCATCGGCATGGTGGGCCGGTTCCTGTCCCGGCTGGTGGGCGGCCTGCCGCAGGACATCCCGGAGATGATGGCCATGTACGGGTTCATCCCGGATGACGTCTCCGAACTGCTGGTCCGGGCTCTGATCGCCGAGGGCAGGCACGAGGAGGCCCGGACGTTCTGGGAGCCCGGCTGGGCGGCGCGGAAGGACTACTACTGGCTGATACGGATGGCGCTGCGCGCGGAGAACGCGGTCGCCCTGGGCGACCGCGAGGTGAGCGAGCGGTGCTACCGGGAGCTCCTGCCGTGGGACGGCGAGCTGGCCGGTCTCTCCTCCGGGTCGGTCACCATCGGGCCCGTCGCGCACGTTCTGGGAGATCTCGCCGAGTCGCTCGGCCGGGACGGGTCGGCCCACTACGCGACGGCGGAGCGCGTCGCCGAGCAGGCCGGCTCCTCGCACTGGGCCCGCAGGGCGGCCCGGGCCCGCGCCGCGGCCGCTGCCGCACTCGGGGACCGGTGCCCGGAGCCCGGACGGTAG
- a CDS encoding neutral zinc metallopeptidase gives MCLAVLPSGVAQAAPPKNPLLKIGRLAAASCPEPPLIDGGMPRTREYLTASMKCLNGLWSAHLARAGLRFREPTVRFYEEPAQRVCGVRWPANAAAFYCTERATLVFPLTGSWIEGRTDLYPLKVAAHEYGHHLQSLTGIRDDYEARARSDRAHRAELGRRYELQADCLSGVFLGSVRRSLPRTEQDWEALSGALRASGDIGDYRTHGTGANRVRWFDRGYRAVSPAACDTWAATPSMVS, from the coding sequence GTGTGCCTTGCCGTCCTGCCGTCCGGAGTGGCGCAGGCCGCTCCGCCCAAGAACCCGTTGCTGAAGATCGGCAGGCTGGCGGCCGCATCGTGCCCGGAGCCGCCGCTCATCGACGGAGGCATGCCTCGGACGCGCGAGTATCTGACGGCGTCCATGAAATGCCTGAACGGATTGTGGTCCGCTCACCTCGCCCGCGCCGGGCTGAGGTTCCGCGAGCCCACGGTCCGCTTCTACGAAGAACCCGCCCAGCGCGTGTGCGGAGTGCGCTGGCCCGCCAACGCGGCGGCCTTCTACTGCACGGAACGGGCCACGCTGGTGTTCCCGCTCACCGGTAGCTGGATCGAGGGCCGGACCGATCTGTATCCCCTCAAGGTGGCGGCCCATGAATACGGCCACCACCTGCAGAGCCTCACCGGCATCAGGGACGACTACGAGGCCCGCGCCCGCTCCGACCGGGCCCACCGGGCCGAGCTCGGCCGCCGTTACGAGCTCCAGGCGGACTGCCTGTCCGGCGTGTTCCTGGGCAGCGTGCGGCGGTCTCTGCCACGTACCGAGCAGGACTGGGAGGCGCTGTCCGGCGCGCTCCGCGCCAGCGGTGACATCGGCGACTACCGCACCCACGGCACCGGCGCCAACCGGGTCCGCTGGTTCGATCGCGGCTACCGCGCGGTCTCCCCGGCCGCCTGCGACACATGGGCCGCCACGCCGTCCATGGTGTCCTGA
- a CDS encoding RICIN domain-containing protein, whose protein sequence is MLARRLLAVAVISAAVGTLTTLPAVASAHRPADRTPLVGTPMCVDVSNNRGNGTLMYQWQCDSNNANQKFVIEGGLIKVEDTIGKSQVMCLDSSNGRANGTRVYQWQCLGNANQLWVVQRGLIILRSTLYSGNRLCLDATNGRGNGTQVYLWQCDPSNTNQKFVIEDGQIVIKDTLS, encoded by the coding sequence ATGCTTGCTCGCCGTCTGCTAGCCGTCGCCGTCATCTCCGCTGCGGTGGGCACACTCACCACCCTGCCCGCCGTGGCCTCTGCGCACCGGCCCGCCGACCGCACCCCCCTGGTCGGGACCCCAATGTGCGTCGACGTCAGCAACAATCGCGGCAACGGCACCCTGATGTACCAATGGCAGTGCGACAGCAACAACGCCAACCAGAAGTTCGTCATCGAGGGCGGCCTCATCAAGGTGGAGGACACCATCGGCAAGAGCCAGGTGATGTGTCTGGACTCCTCCAACGGCCGGGCCAACGGCACCCGGGTCTACCAGTGGCAGTGCCTGGGTAACGCCAACCAGCTCTGGGTCGTCCAGAGAGGCCTGATCATCCTCAGGTCCACCCTCTACTCAGGCAACCGCCTGTGCCTGGACGCCACCAACGGCCGCGGCAACGGCACCCAGGTGTATCTGTGGCAGTGCGACCCCAGCAACACCAACCAGAAGTTCGTCATCGAAGACGGCCAGATCGTGATCAAGGACACCTTGTCCTGA
- a CDS encoding DUF6463 family protein: MSAPPSRLTIWAGRTMILIAVAHTAVFARLAPWSSWLAGDLRNRAADSDSVATFWALPGGFVVVLVLLGLLVARAGRQGQRVPGYVGWVILAWAALAVSLIGPSGFLLAVIPAGLLIAANITAGRHPRGPS; the protein is encoded by the coding sequence TTGTCCGCGCCCCCGAGTCGGCTCACCATCTGGGCCGGCCGAACCATGATCCTGATCGCCGTGGCGCACACCGCCGTGTTCGCCCGCCTAGCCCCCTGGTCCAGCTGGCTCGCCGGGGACCTCCGCAACCGTGCCGCGGACAGCGACTCGGTGGCAACGTTCTGGGCGCTGCCCGGTGGATTCGTCGTGGTGCTGGTGCTGCTGGGGCTACTGGTGGCGCGGGCAGGGCGGCAGGGACAACGCGTTCCCGGGTACGTCGGCTGGGTGATCCTCGCCTGGGCAGCGCTGGCCGTCAGCCTGATCGGACCGAGCGGTTTCCTTCTCGCAGTCATCCCTGCCGGGCTGCTCATTGCGGCGAACATCACCGCCGGACGACACCCTCGCGGTCCGTCCTGA
- a CDS encoding SCO4225 family membrane protein: MTEPHRVGPVGCLALAYSGLVLALGIFSIVVLLTVQDPILLSGVALMYLTFPLGWLIWQAWDLLPIELMNPIMLVLLLMGAGWFQAWAVSRLVRQLARRNG; encoded by the coding sequence ATGACAGAGCCCCACAGGGTCGGACCCGTCGGATGCCTTGCTCTCGCCTACTCCGGCCTCGTACTGGCCCTGGGTATCTTTTCGATCGTGGTCCTGCTGACAGTCCAGGATCCGATCCTGCTGTCCGGGGTAGCGCTCATGTACCTCACGTTCCCCCTCGGCTGGTTGATCTGGCAGGCATGGGACCTGCTGCCGATCGAGTTGATGAATCCGATCATGCTCGTCCTGCTCCTCATGGGCGCGGGCTGGTTCCAGGCATGGGCGGTCTCGCGCCTCGTGCGGCAATTGGCTCGCCGGAACGGCTGA
- a CDS encoding GNAT family N-acetyltransferase — MRIRSGTRDDAERIAELHTRSWLTAYAEIMPASYLDGPLLDERKAMWSTRLATVTAEQDHTRCLLVAVDGNALLGFAYLAVGTDGRILLDNLHVQPERKQSGIGRQLVYHAFGWASEQHPDKTVYLEVLRDNVAAITFYQRLGGQPTKEFLERFSAGFELPVIEYIWGPGIVRILADNRSTTDRLAS; from the coding sequence ATGCGCATCAGATCCGGAACCAGAGACGACGCCGAGCGCATCGCAGAGCTCCACACTCGTAGCTGGCTGACCGCCTATGCCGAGATCATGCCCGCCAGTTACCTGGATGGGCCCCTGCTCGACGAGCGCAAGGCCATGTGGAGCACGCGGCTCGCCACTGTCACCGCGGAACAGGATCACACCCGCTGCCTGCTTGTTGCCGTCGATGGCAACGCCCTTCTGGGGTTTGCCTATCTCGCAGTCGGAACCGACGGGCGCATCTTGCTCGACAACCTGCACGTCCAGCCGGAGCGCAAGCAGTCCGGCATCGGCCGCCAACTCGTCTACCACGCTTTTGGCTGGGCCTCCGAGCAACACCCTGACAAGACGGTCTATCTGGAGGTGTTGCGCGACAACGTCGCCGCGATCACCTTCTACCAGCGTCTTGGCGGCCAGCCCACCAAAGAGTTCTTGGAACGCTTCTCCGCAGGGTTCGAACTACCCGTCATCGAGTACATATGGGGTCCTGGCATCGTCCGAATTCTTGCCGACAACCGTTCCACCACCGATCGGCTTGCCTCCTAG